The following coding sequences lie in one Ferroacidibacillus organovorans genomic window:
- a CDS encoding efflux RND transporter periplasmic adaptor subunit, producing MKPPSAILSPKWIKTGALLGLSGAIATAYATGGFSRSTKVMAQQVATPKSIYVQTATARQGTIAQTLSLTGSVVSPESVSLSPRVAGNLQSIRVHVGQRVHANQVLAQLASGTAQAQWLVAQGGLASALGKLNQARQSINPYTLALANTNVQIARDKLKTLLTGVAPAKIAQARAAVTENTQSVAQLNQQYAWMKSSRGPQSIALADAERALSDLKSGQSPLALAVTNAEQALQSFMNGSAPQNVAVTVQQSNANASTTALQSAEGNLQRIQSSASPQGVAVASDQATLQTDQQNLATLQSQLQQVEAGNGLSAAIQQAVVGAQDNLNAIKSASSPDGVKVTQDQQALAADEATLSSLQAQTPLTTALQAQIASAQMTVTNAENTLSSDQAMWNSAIAAAQNQLDQANAAAQTANQNAVTALQNQISSAQEAIVSAQSKLASDQANWTNAISAAADQVNAASTAVSQQNLANQGKLSILQADQSQAMQIASRALATAKAQYAQALHTDEQAVQMAGANEQTAIQRMQTTLQKAQAALVASRDNLAALQAPPQPSVLAAAKTAVSAAQLKVEQLLHPMNQGTLQALTGAVTAAQGRLQIAQQALKNTVITAPFPGIITAINAQPGSAVSAAKPLIAMVGATLELQAQLSQQDITQVHTGERVLFTLPFAPSQEEQGVVASISPIVNPQTLSLTVTISPMRPMVGMAAGETAAIQVVTRSNSHAVLIPTAAINTQTGSPQVYMVKNGRALLQNVVTGATQGAWTEILSGVTAGEQVVTLGQTFLAPGDRVTVSNAIARASGALTAKSPASSSAKSAPTTAHHKGKHKGKHKGKHKGKHKHKGKHKGKHHKGLHKGKHHKGKKAKKTASTANGAAPSGAAAKSGGSTP from the coding sequence GTGAAACCCCCAAGCGCTATACTCTCCCCAAAATGGATCAAAACGGGCGCATTGCTCGGCTTATCAGGCGCCATCGCAACCGCCTATGCGACAGGTGGATTCTCGCGATCCACAAAAGTGATGGCACAGCAAGTGGCGACGCCAAAGTCGATCTACGTACAGACGGCGACCGCAAGGCAGGGGACGATTGCACAAACCCTGTCGCTTACAGGCAGCGTGGTGAGTCCAGAGTCCGTCTCACTCTCACCGCGCGTTGCTGGAAATTTACAATCGATCCGGGTTCATGTTGGGCAGAGGGTACATGCCAATCAGGTGCTTGCGCAGCTTGCGAGCGGAACTGCACAGGCACAATGGCTCGTTGCGCAAGGAGGGCTCGCGAGTGCGCTCGGGAAGCTGAACCAGGCGCGCCAATCGATCAATCCGTACACCCTGGCGTTGGCAAACACCAACGTACAGATCGCGCGCGATAAGCTTAAGACGTTGCTGACAGGTGTCGCACCTGCGAAAATCGCGCAGGCGCGCGCTGCCGTCACAGAGAACACACAGTCGGTCGCTCAGTTGAATCAGCAGTACGCGTGGATGAAATCAAGTCGTGGCCCGCAGTCCATCGCGCTCGCGGATGCAGAGCGTGCACTGTCTGACTTGAAATCGGGGCAAAGCCCACTCGCATTGGCGGTGACAAATGCTGAGCAGGCTTTGCAAAGTTTTATGAACGGAAGCGCACCACAAAATGTGGCGGTCACCGTGCAACAATCAAACGCGAATGCCAGCACTACAGCACTTCAATCTGCAGAAGGCAATTTGCAGCGCATTCAGTCAAGTGCGAGCCCGCAAGGGGTCGCAGTCGCGAGCGATCAGGCGACGCTGCAGACAGACCAACAAAATCTCGCCACACTGCAGAGTCAACTGCAACAGGTGGAAGCCGGAAATGGACTGTCGGCCGCAATCCAGCAGGCGGTCGTTGGCGCGCAGGACAATTTGAATGCGATTAAAAGCGCGAGCAGCCCAGATGGGGTCAAAGTGACACAGGATCAACAGGCGCTAGCGGCGGATGAGGCGACGCTTTCCTCTCTTCAGGCGCAGACACCTTTGACGACTGCGCTCCAGGCGCAGATTGCAAGCGCACAGATGACGGTCACAAACGCAGAGAACACGCTTTCTTCTGATCAGGCGATGTGGAACTCCGCCATCGCAGCGGCACAAAATCAACTCGATCAAGCAAACGCGGCGGCGCAGACTGCCAATCAGAATGCCGTCACGGCGCTTCAGAACCAAATCAGCTCGGCACAAGAGGCGATCGTTTCAGCGCAGAGTAAGCTGGCGTCAGACCAAGCAAACTGGACAAACGCGATCAGCGCCGCGGCAGATCAAGTGAACGCGGCGAGCACGGCCGTCTCACAGCAAAATCTCGCCAATCAAGGAAAACTCTCGATTTTGCAAGCGGATCAGAGTCAAGCGATGCAGATCGCGTCTCGCGCGCTTGCGACGGCGAAAGCGCAGTATGCCCAGGCGCTTCATACGGATGAACAGGCGGTGCAAATGGCTGGGGCCAATGAACAGACAGCCATTCAGCGTATGCAGACGACACTGCAAAAGGCACAGGCTGCACTTGTTGCGAGTCGCGACAATCTTGCAGCGCTTCAGGCGCCGCCGCAACCAAGCGTTCTCGCTGCGGCAAAAACGGCTGTCTCCGCCGCCCAATTAAAGGTGGAACAACTGCTTCACCCAATGAATCAAGGAACGCTTCAAGCGCTGACAGGCGCCGTGACGGCGGCGCAGGGACGCCTGCAGATCGCGCAACAGGCTTTAAAAAACACGGTCATTACAGCGCCTTTTCCGGGAATCATCACTGCGATAAACGCGCAGCCAGGCAGTGCAGTGTCTGCGGCCAAACCGCTCATCGCAATGGTTGGCGCGACCCTTGAACTACAGGCACAACTCAGCCAGCAAGATATCACTCAGGTGCACACGGGCGAGCGTGTTCTTTTTACGCTGCCTTTTGCGCCAAGCCAAGAGGAACAGGGCGTCGTTGCTTCCATCTCGCCAATTGTCAACCCGCAGACGCTCTCTCTTACAGTGACCATCTCGCCAATGCGACCAATGGTTGGGATGGCTGCGGGAGAAACGGCGGCGATTCAGGTTGTGACTCGTTCCAATTCTCACGCGGTACTTATTCCAACGGCGGCCATTAACACGCAGACGGGTTCGCCGCAAGTGTATATGGTGAAAAATGGCCGCGCGCTCTTGCAAAATGTCGTGACAGGTGCGACACAAGGTGCGTGGACAGAAATTTTGTCGGGCGTCACAGCGGGCGAACAGGTGGTTACGCTCGGCCAGACATTCCTTGCGCCGGGGGATCGCGTCACGGTTTCGAATGCAATCGCGCGGGCAAGCGGCGCGTTGACGGCAAAGTCACCTGCGTCTTCATCGGCAAAGTCTGCACCAACCACGGCACACCACAAGGGAAAGCACAAAGGAAAGCACAAAGGAAAGCACAAAGGCAAACACAAACACAAAGGAAAGCACAAAGGAAAGCACCACAAAGGTTTGCATAAGGGCAAGCACCACAAAGGCAAGAAAGCTAAAAAAACGGCGTCTACAGCAAACGGCGCCGCACCATCAGGCGCGGCTGCAAAAAGTGGAGGTAGCACGCCATGA